The following proteins are encoded in a genomic region of Melopsittacus undulatus isolate bMelUnd1 chromosome 8, bMelUnd1.mat.Z, whole genome shotgun sequence:
- the TNFRSF13B gene encoding LOW QUALITY PROTEIN: tumor necrosis factor receptor superfamily member 13B (The sequence of the model RefSeq protein was modified relative to this genomic sequence to represent the inferred CDS: deleted 1 base in 1 codon) — MGYLDTQCEALCVQPICMEGIRGTPRKRMAQALTKSTSNNKPLERRRGSGLELPVPWQEPRGIRHPQTSPLSHVKPHSMDGLRSGGDAMNNCTDQQYWDTLVCQCIPCSLVCGRPAVRRCKALCESMECNKKPGFYYDRLLKNCINCSTVCGQHPKQCIPSCEAGALGATPVPASAPEQKTYGEQEPWLVLYLLLGLCLCALLCSLLLGWSHLRRKGEGGSCQDSTGTCRRTEDCSKDHLVEAGSVGDGSTGSRVPEPVETCGFCFPGQGSAVQETRSCPSTSCHTGERAAPSHSGICSMGSAGAIPSPDDGHFKIICSPSQEKTPMV, encoded by the exons ATGGGGTACCTGGACACCCAATGCGAGGCACTGTGCGTGCAGCCCATTTGCATGGAAGGGATAAGGGGAACC CCCCGGAAACGCATGGCCCAGGCATTAACCAAATCAACCTCTAATAATAAACCTCTCGAGCGACGCAGGGGCTCGGGGCTGGAGCTCCCAGTGCCATGGCAGGAGCCGAGGGGGATTAGACACCCACAGAC ATCTCCCTTATCCCATGTGAAACCCCACT CCATGGATGGGCTGCGCTCCGGGGGGGATGCCATGAACAACTGCACGGATCAGCAGTACTGGGACACACTGGTCTGCCAGTGCATCCCCTGCAGCCTCGTGTGCGGGCGCCCTGCGGTGAGGAGGTGCAAGGCTCTGTGCG AGTCCATGGAGTGCAACAAGAAACCCGGCTTCTACTATGACAGGCTCCTGAAAAACTGCATCAACTGCAGCACAGTCTGTGGGCAGCATCCCAAGCAGTGCATCCCATCCTGCGAAG CGGGTGCCCTGGGGGCCACCCCAGTGCCGGCCTCAGCACCAGAGCAGAAGACATATGGGGAGCAGGAGCCGTGGCTGGTGCTGTacctgctgctggggctctgcctctgtgccctgctctgctccctgctcctgggctgGAGCCACCTGcggaggaagggagagggaggCTCCTGCCAGGACAGCACCGGGACCTGCCGCCGCACGGAGGACTGCTCCAAAG ATCACCTGGTGGAAGCAGGCAGCGTTGGTGATGGATCCACCGGCAGCAGGGTCCCGGAGCCAGTGGAAACCTGTGGCTTCTGCTTCCCTGGACAAGGCTCCGCTGTCCAAGAGACCAGATCATGTCCCAGCACCTCCTGTCACACTGGGGAAAGAGCTGCTCCCTCTCACAGCGGGATCTGCAGCATGGGAAGCGCTGGGGCCATTCCCAGCCCTGACGATGGCCACTTCAAAATCATATGTTCTCCTTCGCAAGAGAAGACACCCATGGTGTGA